A stretch of DNA from Methanomicrobia archaeon:
CTCCTTCTTCCATTGCTTTGCCCGTTTGACTTTCTTCTTCATTCTTATCGCCTACCTCTCACTACTACGCTACCTTTACTGCAGGGCCCATGGTGGTCTTCATGTAAACAGATGCAATATTCTGCCAGCCGCGCTCTAACCGCCCTTCCACCGCTTTGAGCACCGCAGCGGCATTCTCCGCGATGTCACGTGAATCCATGTCCCGACGACCGATATTCACCCAGATCGTCGTCGTTTTCGACTTTACACGCGCGATCTTCGCCAATCGCGCCAGTATCTGCGCGGGATCCACGCCCGGCGGCAGCGGTTGCGGCATCTTACCCCGTGGACCTAAAATAGTACCCAAACTCTTACCGACAAGCGCCATCAGGGCGGTATCGGCAACGAAATAATCG
This window harbors:
- a CDS encoding 50S ribosomal protein L1 yields the protein MEAEEIVGAVEQVLSTEKKKFVEGVDLCINLKNIDLKQPKNRINVDVVLPKQIREPTIAVFASGEAALKSKEAGADVIDPEELKRMDKKTARQLVQKYDYFVADTALMALVGKSLGTILGPRGKMPQPLPPGVDPAQILARLAKIARVKSKTTTIWVNIGRRDMDSRDIAENAAAVLKAVEGRLERGWQNIASVYMKTTMGPAVKVA